Proteins from a single region of Budorcas taxicolor isolate Tak-1 chromosome 11, Takin1.1, whole genome shotgun sequence:
- the DXO gene encoding decapping and exoribonuclease protein isoform X2, which produces MESRGTKREAGEIEVAEPRNKLPRPAPSLPTHPALYSGPFPFYRRPSELGCFSLDAQRQYHGDARALRYYSPPPTNGQSPNFDLRDGYPDRYQPRDEEVQERLDHLLRWLLAHRGQLEGGPGWLAGAIVTWRGHLTKLLTTPYERQEGWQLAASRFQGTLYLSEVETPAARVQRLTRPPLLRELMYMGYKFEQYMCADKPGVSPDPSGEVNTNVAFCSVLRSRLGNHPLLFSGEVDCTDPQAPSTQPPTCYVELKTSKEMHSPGQWKSFYRHKLLKWWAQSFLPGVPNVVAGFRNPEGFVCSLKTFPTMEMFEYVRNDRDGWNPSVCMNFCAAFLSFAQNTVVEDDPRLVYLFSWEPGGPVTVSEHRDAPHAFLPPWATWAHPPPHLAVLARWKL; this is translated from the exons ATGGAGTCCAGAGGGACCAAGAGAGAAGCTGGAGAGATAGAGGTCGCTGAGCCTCGGAACAAGCTCCCCCGCCCAGCACCCTCCCTGCCCACGCACCCTGCCCTCTACTCTGGGCCCTTTCCTTTCTACCGGCGCCCTTCCGAATTGGGCTGCTTCTCCCTGGATGCACAGCGCCAGTACCATGGAGATGCTCGCGCTTTGCGGTACTACAGCCCACCTCCCACCAATGGTCAAAGCCCCAACTTTGACCTCAGAGACGGATACCCTGATCGATACCAGCCTCGGGACGAAGAGGTCCAAGAGAGGTTGGACCACCTGCTACGCTGGCTCCTGGCGCACCGAGGCCAGCTAGAGGG GGGTCCAGGCTGGCTGGCAGGGGCCATAGTGACGTGGCGGGGGCACCTGACAAAACTGCTGACGACACCATATGAGCGGCAGGAAGGCTGGCAGCTGGCAGCCTCCCGCTTCCAGGGAACGCTCTACTTGAGTGAGGTAGAGACGCCAGCTGCTCGGGTTCAGAGGCTCACCCGGCCACCGCTGCTCCGGGAGCTTATGTACATGGGGTACAAATTTGAGCAGTACATGTGTGCAG ACAAACCCGGAGTCTCCCCAGATCCCTCTGGGGAGGTTAACACCAACGTAGCCTTCTGCTCTGTGCTACGCAGCCGCCTGGGaaaccaccctcttctcttttccggGGAGGTGGACTGCACAGACCCCCAGGCCCCATCCACACAGCCCCCCACCTGCTATGTAGAGCTCAAGACCTCCAAGGAGATGCACAGCCCTGGCCAATGGAAGAGCTTCTACAG ACACAAGCTCCTGAAATGGTGGGCTCAGTCGTTCCTGCCAGGCGTCCCAAATGTTGTCGCTGGCTTCCGTAACCCGGAGGGTTTTGTCTGTTCCCTGAAGACCTTTCCTACCATGGAGATGTTTGAATATGTCAGG AATGACCGTGACGGCTGGAACCCCTCCGTGTGCATGAACTTCTGCGCTGCCTTCCTTAGTTTCGCCCAGAACACAGTGGTTGAGGATGACCCCAG GCTCGTCTACCTCTTCTCCTGGGAGCCTGGCGGCCCTGTCACAGTGTCTGAACACCGAGATGCACCCCACGCCTTCCTGCCTCCATG GGCAACCTGGGCACACCCACCTCCTCACCTTGCTGTCCTTGCGAGATGGAAACTCTGA
- the DXO gene encoding decapping and exoribonuclease protein isoform X1 — MESRGTKREAGEIEVAEPRNKLPRPAPSLPTHPALYSGPFPFYRRPSELGCFSLDAQRQYHGDARALRYYSPPPTNGQSPNFDLRDGYPDRYQPRDEEVQERLDHLLRWLLAHRGQLEGGPGWLAGAIVTWRGHLTKLLTTPYERQEGWQLAASRFQGTLYLSEVETPAARVQRLTRPPLLRELMYMGYKFEQYMCADKPGVSPDPSGEVNTNVAFCSVLRSRLGNHPLLFSGEVDCTDPQAPSTQPPTCYVELKTSKEMHSPGQWKSFYRHKLLKWWAQSFLPGVPNVVAGFRNPEGFVCSLKTFPTMEMFEYVRNDRDGWNPSVCMNFCAAFLSFAQNTVVEDDPRLVYLFSWEPGGPVTVSEHRDAPHAFLPPWYVEAVTQDLPSPPKTPSPKD; from the exons ATGGAGTCCAGAGGGACCAAGAGAGAAGCTGGAGAGATAGAGGTCGCTGAGCCTCGGAACAAGCTCCCCCGCCCAGCACCCTCCCTGCCCACGCACCCTGCCCTCTACTCTGGGCCCTTTCCTTTCTACCGGCGCCCTTCCGAATTGGGCTGCTTCTCCCTGGATGCACAGCGCCAGTACCATGGAGATGCTCGCGCTTTGCGGTACTACAGCCCACCTCCCACCAATGGTCAAAGCCCCAACTTTGACCTCAGAGACGGATACCCTGATCGATACCAGCCTCGGGACGAAGAGGTCCAAGAGAGGTTGGACCACCTGCTACGCTGGCTCCTGGCGCACCGAGGCCAGCTAGAGGG GGGTCCAGGCTGGCTGGCAGGGGCCATAGTGACGTGGCGGGGGCACCTGACAAAACTGCTGACGACACCATATGAGCGGCAGGAAGGCTGGCAGCTGGCAGCCTCCCGCTTCCAGGGAACGCTCTACTTGAGTGAGGTAGAGACGCCAGCTGCTCGGGTTCAGAGGCTCACCCGGCCACCGCTGCTCCGGGAGCTTATGTACATGGGGTACAAATTTGAGCAGTACATGTGTGCAG ACAAACCCGGAGTCTCCCCAGATCCCTCTGGGGAGGTTAACACCAACGTAGCCTTCTGCTCTGTGCTACGCAGCCGCCTGGGaaaccaccctcttctcttttccggGGAGGTGGACTGCACAGACCCCCAGGCCCCATCCACACAGCCCCCCACCTGCTATGTAGAGCTCAAGACCTCCAAGGAGATGCACAGCCCTGGCCAATGGAAGAGCTTCTACAG ACACAAGCTCCTGAAATGGTGGGCTCAGTCGTTCCTGCCAGGCGTCCCAAATGTTGTCGCTGGCTTCCGTAACCCGGAGGGTTTTGTCTGTTCCCTGAAGACCTTTCCTACCATGGAGATGTTTGAATATGTCAGG AATGACCGTGACGGCTGGAACCCCTCCGTGTGCATGAACTTCTGCGCTGCCTTCCTTAGTTTCGCCCAGAACACAGTGGTTGAGGATGACCCCAG GCTCGTCTACCTCTTCTCCTGGGAGCCTGGCGGCCCTGTCACAGTGTCTGAACACCGAGATGCACCCCACGCCTTCCTGCCTCCATGGTACGTGGAAGCTGTGACCCAGGACCTCCCGTCACCGCCCAAGACACCCTCCCCCAAGGATTGA
- the SKIC2 gene encoding SKI2 subunit of superkiller complex protein: protein MMETERLVLPPPDPLDLPLRAVELGCTGRWELLNVPGAPESTLPHGLPPCAPDLQQEAEQLFLSSPTWLPLHGVEHSARKWQRKMDPWSLLATLGAPVPSDLQAQRHPTTGQILGYKEVLLENTDLSSTTSLSLRRPPAPISQSLWGNPTQYPFWPGGMDEPTITDLSTREEAEEETDFEKDLLTVPPGFKKGVDFAPKDHPAPAAGLLSLSHLLEPLDLGGGDEDESEAVGQPGGPRQDTVSASPGSVPLARASSLEDLVLKEAATAVAPPEPPKPPPQEQWAVPVDVTSPVGDFYRLIPQPAFQWAFEPDVFQKQAILHLERHDSVFVAAHTSAGKTVVAEYAIALAQKHMTRTIYTSPIKALSNQKFRDFRNTFGDVGLLTGDVQLHPEASCLIMTTEILRSMLYSGSDVIRDLEWVIFDEVHYINDAERGVVWEEVLIMLPDHVSIILLSATVPNALEFADWIGRLKRRQIYVISTVARPVPLEHYLFTGNSPKTQGELFLLLDSRGAFHTKGYYAAVEAKKERMSKHAQTFGAKQPTHQGGPAQDRGVYLSLLASLRTRAQLPVVVFTFSRGRCDEQASGLTSLDLTTSSEKSEIHLFLQRCLARLRGSDRQLPQVLHMSELLHRGLGVHHSGILPILKEIVEMLFSRGLVKVLFATETFAMGVNMPARTVVFDSMRKHDGSTFRDLLPGEYVQMAGRAGRRGLDPTGTVILLCKGRVPEMADLHRMMMGKPSQLQSQFRLTYTMILNLLRVDALRVEDMMKRSFSEFPSRKDSKAHEQALADLTKKLGALEEPEVTGQLIDLPEYYSWGEELTETRSQIQHRIIESVNGLKSLSAGRVVVVKNQEHHNALGVILQVSSNSTSRVFTALVLCDKPVSEDPRERGPASPDVPYPDDLVGFKLFLPEGPCDHTVAKLQPGDVAAITTKVLRLNGDKILEDFSKRQQPKFKKDPPSAAVTTAVQELLRLAQAHPTGPPTLDPVNDLQLKDVSVVEGGLRARKLEELIRGAQCVHSPRFPAQYLKLRERMQIQKEMERLRFLLSDQSLLLLPEYHQRVEVLRTLGYVDEAGTVKLAGRVACAMSSHELLLTELMFDNALSTLRPEEIAALLSGLVCQSPGDPGDQLPSTLKQGVERVRTVAKRIGEVQAACGLNQTVEEFVGELNFGLVEVVYEWARGMPFSELAGLSGTPEGLVVRCIQRLAEMCRSLRGAARLVGEPVLGAKMETAATLLRRDIVFAASLYTQ from the exons ATGATGGAGACGGAGCGACTCg TGCTACCTCCCCCAGATCCCCTGGACCTGCCCCTTCGGGCCGTAGAGCTGGGATGCACGGGGCGCTGGGAGTTGCTGAATGTGCCTGGGGCTCCAGAGAGCACC CTTCCCCACGGCCTCCCTCCCTGTGCCCCAGATCTGCAGCAGGAAGCAGAGCAGTTGTTCTTGTCATCTCCCACCTGGCTGCCTCTGCATGGTGTGGAGCACTCAGCCCG gaaatggcagaggaagatGGATCCCTGGTCTCTGCTGGCCACGCTGGGGGCCCCAGTCCCCTCCGACCTACAGGCCCAAAGACACCCAACCACAGGCCAGATACTAGGCTACAAGGAG GTCCTGCTAGAGAATACAGACCTGTCGTCCACAACCTCCTTGTCTCTTCGCCGGCCGCCAGCACCCATCTCCCAGTCCCTGTGGGGGAATCCAACCCAGTACCCTTTCTGGCCAG GTGGGATGGATGAGCCCACTATAACAGATCTGAGCACCCgagaggaggctgaggaggagacAGACTTTGAGAAAG ACCTCCTTACTGTTCCACCTGGCTTCAAGAAAGGTGTGGACTTCGCACCAAAGG ATCACCCAGCTCCAGCTGCTGGGTTGCTCAGCCTCAGCCATCTGCTGGAGCCCTTGGATTTGGGTGGGGGCGACGAGGATGAGAGTGAGGCAGTGGGACAGCCTGGCGGTCCCAGACAGGACACTGTTTCAGCCTCTCCTGGCAGTGTTCCTCTGGCCCGAGCAAGCAGCTTGGAGGACCTAGTGTTGAAG GAAGCGGCCACAGCTGTAGCCCCCCCAGAACCTCCCAAGCCCCCACCTCAGGAGCAGTGGGCCGTTCCTGTGGATGTCACCTCCCCTGTTGGTGATTTCTACCGCCTCATTCCCCAGCCAGCCTTCCAG TGGGCGTTTGAGCCAGATGTGTTTCAGAAACAGGCCATCCTGCACTTGGAGCGGCACGACTCCGTCTTCGTCGCGGCTCACACATCCGCGGGGAAGACGGTTGTGGCTGAATACGCCATCGCGCTTGCCCAGAAACACATGACGCG CACCATCTATACCTCGCCCATCAAGGCTCTGAGCAACCAGAAGTTCCGGGACTTCCGAAACACGTTTGGGGACGTGGGGCTGCTCACTGGGGACGTGCAGCTGCACCCGGAAGCCTCATGCCTCATTATGACAACGGAGATCCTTCG ctccaTGCTGTACAGTGGCTCGGACGTCATCCGGGACCTGGAGTGGGTCATCTTTGATGAGGTTCACTATATCAACGACGCTGAG CGCGGGGTCGTGTGGGAGGAGGTTCTCATCATGCTGCCTGACCACGTTTCCATCATCCTTCTGAGTGCTACTGTCCCCAACGCCCTTGAGTTTGCTGACTGGATCGG GCGGCTGAAGCGTCGCCAGATCTATGTGATCAGCACCGTCGCGCGCCCAGTGCCCCTGGAGCACTATCTCTTCACGGGGAACAGCCCCAAGACCCAGGGGGAGCTCTTCCTGTTGCTGGACTCCCGCGGCGCCTTCCACACAAAGGG gtACTATGCGGCTGTGGAGGCCAAGAAGGAGCGGATGAGCAAGCATGCCCAGACCTTTGGGGCCAAGCAGCCCACGCATCAGGGGGGACCTGCCCAG GACCGTGGTGTGTACCTGTCCCTCCTGGCCTCCCTCCGCACCCGTGCACAGCTGCCAGTGGTGGTGTTCACCTTCTCCCGGGGCCGCTGTGACGAGCAGGCCTCGGGCCTCACCTCCCTCGACCTGACGACGAGTTCAGAGAAGAGTGAGATTCACCTCTTCCTGCAGCGCTGCCTTGCCCGTCTCCGCGGCTCTGACCGCCAGCTGCcccag GTTCTGCACATGTCGGAGCTCCTGCACCGCGGCCTGGGTGTGCACCACAGCGGCATCCTGCCCATCCTCAAGGAGATTGTGGAGATGCTCTTCAGCCGCGGCCTGGTCAAG gtcTTGTTTGCCACGGAGACCTTCGCCATGGGTGTAAATATGCCGGCCCGGACGGTGGTATTTGATTCCATGCGAAAGCACGATGGCTCCACCTTCCGGGACCTACTCCCTGGGGAGTATGTGCAGATGGCGGGCCGGGCGGGCCGGAGGGGCCTGGACCCCACGGGCACGGTCATCCTGCTCTGCAAGGGCCGCGTGCCCGAGATGGCGGACCTGCACCGCATGATGATG GGGAAGCCATCTCAGCTGCAGTCCCAGTTCCGCCTCACGTACACCATGATCCTCAACCTGCTGCGGGTGGATGCTCTCAGGGTGGAGGACATGATGAAGAGGAGCTTCTCAGAGTTTCCATCTCGCAAGGACAGCAAG GCCCATGAACAGGCTCTGGCTGACCTGACCAAGAAGCTGGGGGCTTTGGAAGAGCCCGAGGTGACTGGCCAGCTCATCGACCTGCCTGAGTATTACAGCTGGGGGGAGGAACTGACTGAGACCCGGAGCCAGATCCAG CACCGCATCATAGAGTCTGTGAATGGGCTGAAATCTCTCTCAGCGGGAAGGGTGGTGGTTGTGAAGAATCAGGAGCATCACAACGCACTGGGTGTGATCCTTCAG GTCTCTTCGAACTCCACCAGCAGAGTATTCACAGCCCTGGTCTTGTGTGACAAGCCCGTGTCTGAGGACCCGCGGGAGAGGGGGCCAGCCTCCCCAGACGTGCCCTACCCAGACGACCTCGTGGGATTCAAGCTGTTCCTGCCTGAAG GGCCCTGTGACCACACTGTGGCCAAGCTCCAGCCAGGAGACGTGGCCGCCATCACCACCAAGGTGCTCCGGCTGAATGGGGACAAGATCTTGGAGGACTTTAGCAAGCGGCAGCAACCAAAGTTCAA GAAGGATCCGCCCTCTGCGGCCGTGACCACTGCTGTCCAGGAACTGCTACGACTGGCTCAGGCGCACCCCACGGGACCGCCCACCCTGGACCCTGTCAATGACCTGCAACTCAAGGATGTGTCTGTGGTCGAGGGGGGCCTCCGGGCCCGGAAGCTGGAGGAGCTGATCCGGGGGGCTCAGTGTGTGCATAGTCCCCGTTTCCCTGCCCAG TATCTGAAGCTGCGGGAGCGGATGCAGATCCAGAAGGAGATGGAGCGGCTGCGCTTCCTGCTGTCGGACCAGTCGCTGCTGCTGCTCCCCGAGTACCACCAGCGAGTAGAG GTGCTCCGAACTCTGGGGTATGTGGACGAGGCGGGCACAGTGAAGCTGGCCGGGCGGGTGGCTTGTGCTATGAGCAGCCATGAGCTGCTCCTCACCGAGCTCATGTTCGACAACGCACTGAGCACCCTGCGGCCTGAGGAGATCGCTGCCCTGCTCTCCGGCCTGGTCTGCCAGAGCCCCGGGGACCCTGGCGATCAGCTTCCCAGCACCCTCAAACAG GGGGTGGAACGGGTCCGGACTGTGGCCAAGCGGATTGGTGAGGTCCAGGCGGCCTGTGGTTTGAACCAGACTGTGGAGGAATTTGTCGGGGAGCTGAATTTTGGGCTGGTTGAGGTTGTGTACGAGTGGGCCCGGGGCATG CCCTTCTCTGAGTTGGCAGGGCTCTCAGGGACTCCTGAGGGCCTGGTGGTCCGCTGCATCCAACGCCTGGCCGAGATGTGTCGCTCGCTTCGGGGGGCGGCCCGCCTGGTGGGCGAACCTGTGCTAGGTGCCAAGATGGAGACGGCAGCCACCCTGTTACGGAGGGATATCGTCTTTGCTGCCAGTCTCTACACCCAGTGA